The sequence TGGTCCCCGCATCGCCGGTTTTGGTATAGATGCTCATAAAATCACCGTTAACTCAGTCAGATCACTGATCATCAGTAAGAACACTCATCGACGATGGCGACAATCGCCAGATCGATGGCATCATTCGGCTCGGCAAAGACGCGCCTGGCACTGGAGCCTCCCGCCAGTAGCACCAGCTCTCCTTGACCCGCGCCGACGGAGTCGACCGCCACCTCATCTGGGGTTTTGCTGTCGGGCGGTAATGAGCCGTCACCGGCGACACGGCGCACCAGTAGCAGCTTCTTACCAATCAGCGTCGGCGATTTTTGCGTTGAGACCACGGAACCTACCACTCTGGCCAGTTGCATGATTTACTCCTGCCTTAACAGTTGAATGTGACGGGCTGACAGGGTGTCCTGTGCCAGCGGTGTAACCAGCGTGTGGGCATCAATCAGCAGCCAGCTGGGGTCGAGGGTGGCAATATCGCGATAGCTCAACACCTTGCCTGCGTGTAGCCGTACCGCGACCCCCTGACTGTCGCTAAAACTCAGCGGCAATGGGCGCAGTGCGGCGGCGGGCAGGGCCGCTAGCAGTTGGCGGTGCAAGCTGATATGCACTTTCATACCCCATGACCACGCCTCGTGCAGTGCCATGACCGCCGGGCAGTGGCTATCGGAGTGCGCCAGGCGGTGCATAAATGCCAAATCCGGCAACATTAGATGTAGCGTGGCATGGTGGACGAAGACCCATGAGTCAAGCCCGGCGCGCAACTGAGGCAGCAGCAAGGCGTGAACCCGCCGTTCACGCTCGGTCAACCGCGTGACAATCTGGCTGACCAGTTGTTCGGTTTGCGCCTGAGTCAGATTCATGGCTGTGTTGTCCGTGGTGGCGTGAGTAGTGTGGCAAACGCCGCCGGATCATCCGCGCCTGCGGCATTGGCCTCGTCGGTGTCGATGTGCATCTCCAGTTTCATTTGCGGTGAAACGCGGATCGCCACATCATCCATAATCAGCCGACGGCCACTGCCGTGAATCGCCACTTGTACCCGGTCACCGTGCTTGACCCGATAGATAAGGGCATCCAGCGGCGACATATGAATGTGCCGTAGTGCCACAATCACCCCATGGGGCAACTCCACTGCGCCGTAAGGGCTGACCAACCGTATCGCCGCTGTCCCCTCCAGATTGCCGGACATGCGCAGTGGTGCATTGATCCCCAGTGTGCGGGCATCGGTGCGGGAGATCTCCACCTGGCTTTGGTTACGTAACGGCCCCAGAATGCGGACGTTTTTTAAGCTGCCTTTCGGCCCGACCAGGGTCACTGTCTGTTCGGCGGCATACTGACCGGGCTGGTGTAGCGCTTTTTTTTCAATGAGCGGCTGCTCGGGGAACAGCCGTTGGTAGTCCTGCGCTGAGAGATGCAGGTGTCGGTTGGAAACCCCAAGTGGGATCGGACGAAGACGCATTTCGTCGAGGATCTTACTGACGACGGGTTCCAGTAACGCTTTTTCCATCAGACTTTTCCTCGTTTACCCAAGTGGATGCAGCGAAAGCGAGGCTCACCTTTATGGCGTCGGCAAGCCGGGTCGAGGCAGAGATTACAGCTCACACGAGGAGCTGACAGGGCCTCACTTTCTCTCTTGCTGTTATCTAAACTGTGATTGTCTGCGCTGTTGGTATCTATATCTGCCAATGTGCCGGGTGCATCGTCGGTGGCAGTGTCAGCCGCGGTAGGAGCATCGGCTTCCTCTGTCTCCTCGGTGGCGGGTGTCGCGGTCATCGCCTCCTCGGCGCTGGCAATTTCCGCCGATTCGCTCGCTTTTTCAGCTTT comes from Yersinia bercovieri ATCC 43970 and encodes:
- a CDS encoding EutN/CcmL family microcompartment protein, which encodes MQLARVVGSVVSTQKSPTLIGKKLLLVRRVAGDGSLPPDSKTPDEVAVDSVGAGQGELVLLAGGSSARRVFAEPNDAIDLAIVAIVDECSY
- the pduM gene encoding microcompartment protein PduM, with translation MNLTQAQTEQLVSQIVTRLTERERRVHALLLPQLRAGLDSWVFVHHATLHLMLPDLAFMHRLAHSDSHCPAVMALHEAWSWGMKVHISLHRQLLAALPAAALRPLPLSFSDSQGVAVRLHAGKVLSYRDIATLDPSWLLIDAHTLVTPLAQDTLSARHIQLLRQE
- a CDS encoding phosphate propanoyltransferase, which encodes MEKALLEPVVSKILDEMRLRPIPLGVSNRHLHLSAQDYQRLFPEQPLIEKKALHQPGQYAAEQTVTLVGPKGSLKNVRILGPLRNQSQVEISRTDARTLGINAPLRMSGNLEGTAAIRLVSPYGAVELPHGVIVALRHIHMSPLDALIYRVKHGDRVQVAIHGSGRRLIMDDVAIRVSPQMKLEMHIDTDEANAAGADDPAAFATLLTPPRTTQP
- a CDS encoding BMC domain-containing protein encodes the protein MKTSLGLLEVSGLALAIGAADTMAKAASVKLIGIEKTNGSGWMLIRLTGDVASVQAAISTGAAFAEQHQGLVSRAVLARPADSLMAYWQAPAAETSAEVPAKAEKASESAEIASAEEAMTATPATEETEEADAPTAADTATDDAPGTLADIDTNSADNHSLDNSKRESEALSAPRVSCNLCLDPACRRHKGEPRFRCIHLGKRGKV